One stretch of Aquimarina sp. Aq107 DNA includes these proteins:
- a CDS encoding YchJ family protein, producing MNKCYCGKEVSYSDCCGKVHKDILKATTAEDLMRSRYSAFVLANGDYLMKSHHSTTRPLKEKKSIVAWTKSVNWVKLEVLNTTDGSEYDKKGTVEFKAFYFEKNKIECIHENSAFIKENGYWVYLGEA from the coding sequence ATGAATAAATGTTATTGTGGTAAAGAAGTGTCCTATAGCGATTGTTGTGGTAAGGTTCATAAAGACATACTAAAAGCTACAACTGCCGAAGATTTAATGAGATCTCGCTATAGTGCTTTTGTTTTGGCTAATGGTGATTACTTAATGAAAAGTCATCACAGTACTACACGCCCTTTAAAAGAAAAGAAATCTATTGTTGCCTGGACTAAATCTGTTAATTGGGTTAAGCTAGAAGTTTTAAATACTACAGATGGATCAGAATATGATAAGAAAGGAACCGTGGAGTTTAAAGCTTTTTACTTTGAAAAAAATAAGATAGAATGTATTCACGAAAACTCTGCATTTATTAAAGAAAACGGGTATTGGGTATATCTAGGCGAAGCTTAA
- a CDS encoding radical SAM protein has product MQFDALILKVASRCNLNCSYCFMYNLGDTTYKGQPKFMSYEIIDSILEKTRRYIQKYNKKEFSFIFHGGEPLLIDKEFYRTFVAKANNINKLLPNVIFKYDIQTNGVLIDEDWCTLFRELNIYPSTSVDGTKEAHDMFRVDHRGNGSYDQVCRGVKLLKEQIGYADTVCVVNIKEDADTMYKSFKKMNANSVNFLIPDYTHDNFPFDKNKTEMADWLIKLFDVWIQDSERYKIPIFIGLVNRLLGVTEQTNNESAVLVIETNGEIEAIDSLKACGHGFTKSGINVLHNDFSDIKKSPLGKLYFEESTTKLCGQCLSCPIKEVCQGGRLVHRYKKENGFNNTSVYCNDLIKLIAHIQNTLMTIFPKLYSQKNIDCIKSEEIIQYLSKERRNSSTNSMFSIELEYFASS; this is encoded by the coding sequence ATGCAATTCGATGCCTTAATACTCAAAGTAGCTAGTAGATGTAATCTTAATTGTTCCTATTGTTTTATGTATAATCTTGGTGATACTACATATAAGGGGCAACCTAAATTTATGTCGTATGAAATAATTGATTCCATTTTAGAAAAAACCAGACGATATATTCAGAAATATAATAAAAAGGAATTTTCTTTTATTTTCCATGGCGGAGAACCTTTATTAATAGATAAGGAGTTTTACAGAACTTTTGTAGCTAAAGCTAATAACATCAATAAACTGCTTCCTAATGTCATTTTTAAGTATGATATACAAACCAATGGAGTTTTAATAGATGAGGATTGGTGTACACTGTTTAGAGAATTAAATATTTATCCTAGTACCAGTGTAGATGGCACAAAAGAAGCGCACGACATGTTTAGAGTAGATCATCGGGGAAATGGTAGTTATGATCAAGTATGTAGAGGAGTTAAGTTATTAAAAGAGCAAATAGGATATGCTGATACAGTTTGTGTAGTAAATATTAAAGAAGATGCAGATACTATGTATAAAAGTTTCAAGAAAATGAATGCAAATTCTGTAAATTTCTTAATTCCAGATTATACACATGATAATTTTCCCTTTGATAAAAATAAAACGGAAATGGCTGATTGGTTAATTAAGCTATTTGATGTTTGGATACAGGATTCTGAACGATATAAGATTCCTATTTTTATAGGGTTAGTAAATAGGTTGTTAGGTGTTACCGAACAAACAAATAATGAATCTGCCGTTTTGGTCATCGAAACAAATGGAGAAATAGAAGCGATAGATTCTTTAAAAGCTTGTGGACATGGTTTTACAAAATCAGGAATTAATGTATTGCACAATGATTTTTCTGATATTAAAAAATCTCCTTTAGGGAAGTTGTATTTTGAAGAAAGTACAACAAAGTTGTGTGGTCAATGTCTTAGTTGTCCAATAAAAGAAGTCTGTCAGGGAGGTAGGTTGGTTCATAGATATAAAAAAGAAAATGGTTTTAATAATACATCTGTATATTGTAATGATCTTATAAAGTTGATAGCTCATATTCAGAATACCTTAATGACTATTTTTCCTAAATTATATAGTCAGAAAAATATAGATTGTATAAAAAGTGAAGAAATTATTCAATATTTGAGTAAGGAAAGGAGAAATTCTTCTACCAATTCAATGTTCTCTATAGAGTTAGAGTATTTTGCTTCCAGCTAG
- a CDS encoding pirin family protein — protein MSNQGLIIEERSRDIGDFLVGRLIPFRKKRMVGPFIFIDHMGPTTIKKGKYMDVDQHPHIGLSTLTYLLDGEIMHQDSIGTNQRISPGSVNWMVAGKGVTHTERTPKDMRDGTEFITHGYQIWVALPKHLENIAPEFHHLDKTKIPSWNDGTTEFKLVAGKGYGRISSLPVHSELFMVEVKNNERYELQIKGELRGEIGICIVEGEIQACENKIPKGNMLVSKIEDTCTIVLEPNTHILLFGGQPFPEERHIYWNFVSSSSTKLEEAKEKWRNKQFPKVPDDNSYVIMPE, from the coding sequence ATGTCTAATCAAGGTTTAATAATTGAAGAACGAAGTAGAGATATTGGTGATTTTCTTGTTGGGAGACTTATTCCTTTTCGAAAAAAAAGAATGGTAGGTCCTTTCATTTTTATTGATCATATGGGTCCTACAACAATTAAAAAAGGGAAATATATGGATGTAGATCAACACCCACATATTGGATTATCTACTTTAACTTATTTATTAGATGGTGAAATTATGCATCAGGATAGTATTGGTACCAATCAACGTATTTCTCCAGGTTCTGTGAATTGGATGGTTGCCGGAAAAGGAGTTACACATACCGAACGTACTCCTAAGGATATGAGGGACGGTACAGAATTTATAACACACGGATATCAAATTTGGGTAGCACTACCAAAACATTTAGAAAATATAGCACCAGAATTTCATCATTTAGATAAAACTAAAATCCCTTCTTGGAATGATGGAACAACTGAATTTAAGTTAGTTGCCGGAAAAGGATATGGTAGAATATCATCGTTGCCTGTGCATTCAGAACTTTTTATGGTAGAAGTAAAAAATAATGAACGTTACGAATTACAAATCAAAGGCGAATTACGAGGAGAAATAGGTATCTGTATTGTTGAAGGAGAAATACAAGCTTGTGAAAACAAAATCCCAAAAGGAAATATGCTAGTTTCTAAAATAGAAGATACATGTACCATAGTTTTAGAACCAAATACACACATCTTACTTTTCGGAGGACAACCATTTCCTGAAGAACGCCATATTTATTGGAATTTTGTTTCCTCTAGTTCGACTAAACTAGAAGAAGCAAAAGAAAAATGGAGGAACAAACAATTTCCAAAGGTACCTGACGATAACAGTTATGTAATAATGCCCGAATAG
- a CDS encoding DUF2293 domain-containing protein, protein MATVSQNIFLTRKEKQRCVCCGKKIPFGKSFVAETEDHKGTCFACSPFLGYSLLPAGNAAMTRRSKKHSKLCGVVLKWNQRRKRYERKGQFVEEIAIEKARLECENDREARELKNKKAAIVREQKDKVYILNFANAIRNKYPNCPQKREFKIASHACEKHSGRVGRTADAKEFDPQMIDLAVQAHIRHTETNYDEQFGKGKRKTEIRSDVQSKIESVLNKWK, encoded by the coding sequence TTGGCTACAGTTTCTCAAAATATATTTCTAACTAGAAAAGAAAAACAACGTTGTGTTTGTTGTGGTAAAAAAATTCCTTTTGGCAAATCGTTTGTTGCAGAAACCGAAGATCATAAAGGTACTTGTTTTGCTTGTTCCCCATTTTTAGGATACTCCTTATTACCGGCAGGAAATGCAGCGATGACTAGAAGGTCTAAAAAACACTCAAAACTTTGTGGAGTCGTTTTAAAATGGAATCAACGTAGAAAGCGATACGAGCGTAAAGGGCAATTTGTAGAAGAAATAGCAATTGAAAAAGCAAGGTTAGAGTGCGAAAATGATAGAGAAGCTAGAGAACTTAAAAATAAAAAGGCAGCTATTGTAAGAGAACAGAAAGATAAAGTGTATATCTTAAATTTTGCAAATGCAATAAGAAATAAATATCCTAATTGCCCTCAAAAGCGAGAGTTTAAGATAGCATCGCATGCTTGCGAGAAACATAGTGGAAGAGTAGGGCGTACTGCAGACGCCAAAGAATTTGACCCACAAATGATTGACTTGGCTGTACAAGCACATATACGGCATACAGAGACTAATTACGATGAACAATTTGGTAAAGGAAAAAGAAAGACTGAGATTAGATCAGATGTTCAGTCAAAAATTGAGAGTGTTTTGAATAAATGGAAATAG
- a CDS encoding OmpA family protein, with protein MKNWLIIFSFIFCCSSIIAQKEIKFSSYFKTNKANLRLSDFSRLSRYIDSISKLKNVGKIKVFGYCDDVGEEANNLMLSQKRSEFVSEQIKVKANKQTVLFSPVGKGELPIDDESDFSVSEQRKKNRRVDIIVYFNDKNRIIDDYHEKGDKIILNNVLFQGGKTLFLPRTDFVLHKLVKELKEKRSYIYNFKVI; from the coding sequence ATGAAAAATTGGCTAATTATATTTTCATTCATTTTTTGTTGTTCTTCTATTATTGCTCAAAAGGAAATTAAATTTTCTAGTTACTTTAAAACCAATAAGGCGAACTTACGGCTTAGTGATTTCTCAAGACTTTCTAGGTATATTGATTCAATTTCGAAATTAAAAAACGTTGGTAAAATAAAAGTTTTTGGTTATTGCGACGATGTAGGAGAAGAAGCTAATAATCTTATGTTATCTCAAAAAAGATCAGAATTCGTCTCTGAACAAATTAAGGTTAAAGCAAATAAGCAGACGGTACTATTTTCTCCTGTAGGTAAAGGGGAGTTACCAATTGATGACGAGAGTGATTTTTCTGTATCGGAACAAAGAAAGAAAAACAGAAGAGTTGATATTATTGTTTATTTCAATGATAAAAATCGGATTATTGATGACTATCATGAGAAGGGTGATAAAATTATTTTAAATAATGTTTTGTTTCAAGGTGGTAAAACTTTATTCTTACCAAGAACGGATTTTGTATTACATAAATTGGTAAAAGAATTAAAAGAAAAAAGAAGTTACATATACAACTTCAAGGTCATATAA